Proteins encoded by one window of Labrus bergylta chromosome 2, fLabBer1.1, whole genome shotgun sequence:
- the LOC109982025 gene encoding uncharacterized protein isoform X2, which produces MNVCLEEEEDKAESPVPSCVSLKSMDPPKSFKNESEPSHSKSTSDQNMNVYLEEEEDKAESPVPSCVSLKSMDPPKSFKNEPEPSHSKLQFSRQRGQSPVPSCVSMKSDLSRDEPPFFSDEPRPSDTKSTSDQNMNVYLEEEEDKAESPVPSCVSLKSMDPPKSFKNEPEPSHSKLQFSRQRGQSPVPSCVSMKSDLSRDEPPFFSDEPRPSDTKSTSDQNMNVYLEEEEDKAESPVPSCVSLKSMDPPMSFKNEPGPSHSKLQFSRQRGQSPVPSCVSMKSDLSRDEPPFFSDEPRPSDTKGTKRSHVIEEQLSCPVCQDILKDPGCGHWFCKRCITSYWDQYGSPGDSSCPQCGKRPRTGAGLQTVSQSSTEQIDRGLQEVLDEHKVSLRRRCERVTDGSDETGRRTLLNRIYTELYITEGQSEEVNSQHEVRQIETDSKKKTLHEAPIKCQDIFKALPNQQKPIRVVLTNGIAGVGKTFSVQKFTLDWAEGSENQYISLLILLSFRELNLIRDTRYSLLDLLHVFHPTLQKVGAETLAVCKLLFIFDGLDESRLSLDFKNREVVSDVTQKSSLNTLFTNLIKGNLLPSALIWITSRPAAANQIPPSYVDRVTEVRGFTDGQKEEYFRRRFIDEDLSNKIISHIKASRSLHIMCLIPVFCWITATVLEHMMSTEQRGELPKSLTDMYSYFLLVQMKRKKHKYDEGQETSPHELMEADREILLKLGRLAFEHLEDGNIMFYQEDLERCGLDVTEASVYSGVCTEIFKTECVIFQKTVYCFVHLSVQEFLAAVYMFHCFTNKNTKVLKAFLEQETSADDGDDNDGDDDDDGNNGDDGNNGDDADDSYGNDNYGDDSDDNYSDDGDDNYGDDGDDNYDDSDDGDDNYDDSDDAVAGNDNYGDDGDDSDDNYGDDGDDGDDSDDSNGDDSNGDDSNGDDSGGDDNYGDYGDYGDYGDGDDDNYSDDGNDNYGNDKYSDGSDDGDGSDDGDGSDDGDGSDDGDGSEDYSHDGNGKSDNDNNYTSLKVFLGRAMEKSMKSNKGHLDLFVRFLHGLSLKSNQRLLGTLLGQTDNSPEIIKKVIDNLKEMNSYKISPDRSINIFHCLTEMNDLSVHQEIQEFLKSENRSEEKLSEVHCSALAYMLQMSDEVLDELDLKKYKTSGQGRLRLIPAVRNCRMAKDSL; this is translated from the exons atgaatgtgtgtttagaggaagaggaggacaaagcagagtctcctgtacccagctgtgtgtctctGAAGTCCATGGATCCTCCTAAGAGCTTCAAGAATGAATCTGAACCCTCACACTCAAA atCGACTTCAGATCAGAACATGAATGTGTAtttagaggaagaggaggacaaagcagagtctcctgtacccagctgtgtgtctctGAAGTCCATGGATCCTCCTAAGAGCTTCAAGAATGAACCTGAACCCTCACACTCAAA ATTACAGTTCAGCAGGCAGAGAGGACAGTCTCCTGTACCCAGCTGTGTGTCTATGAAGAGTGATCTGTCCAGAGATGAACCTCCATTTTTCAGTGATGAACCTCGACCATCAGACACAAA atCGACTTCAGATCAGAACATGAATGTGTAtttagaggaagaggaggacaaagcagagtctcctgtacccagctgtgtgtctctGAAGTCCATGGATCCTCCTAAGAGCTTCAAGAATGAACCTGAACCCTCACACTCAAA ATTACAGTTCAGCAGGCAGAGAGGACAGTCTCCTGTACCCAGCTGTGTGTCTATGAAGAGTGATCTGTCCAGAGATGAACCTCCATTTTTCAGTGATGAACCTCGACCATCAGACACAAA ATCGACTTCAGATCAGAACATGAATGTGTAtttagaggaagaggaggacaaagcagagtctcctgtacccagctgtgtgtctctGAAGTCCATGGATCCTCCTATGAGCTTCAAGAATGAACCTGGACCCTCACACTCAAA ATTACAGTtcagcagacagagaggacagtcTCCTGTACCCAGCTGTGTGTCTATGAAGAGTGATCTGTCCAGAGATGAACCTCCATTTTTCAGTGATGAACCTCGACCATCAGACACAAA GGGGACCAAGAGGAGTCATGTTATAGAGGAGCAGCTGTCTTGTCCTGTGTGTCAGGACATCCTGAAGGATCCCGGCTGTGGACACTGGTTCTGCAAACGGTGCAtcacctcatactgggaccagtATGGTTCACCAGGAGACTCGTCCTGTCCTCAGTGTGGAAAAAGACCCAGAACAGGAGCTGGACTGCAAACAGTCAGTCAGAGCAGCACTGAACAAA tagatagaggtctgcaggaggttttAGATGAACATAAGGTCAGTCTGAGGAGGAGATGTGAACGTGTGACTGatggaagtgatgaaacaggaagaagaaccctcctcaacaggatctacactgagctctacatcacagaggggcagagtgaagaggtgaactcccaacatgaggtgagacagattgagacagactctaaaaagaagaccctccatgagGCTCCAATCAAGTGccaggacatctttaaagccttacccaaccaacagaaacccatcagagtggttctgacaaaTGGCatcgctggtgttggaaaaaccttctcagtgcagaagttcactctggactgggcagagGGTTCAGAGAACCAATACATCAGTCTGctgatcctgctttcattcagggagctgaacttgatcagagataCGCGGTACAGTCTTCTTGACCTGCTCcatgttttccatccaacattacagaaggtcggagcagagacgctcgctgtctgtaaactattgttcatctttgacggcctggatgaaagcagactgtcattggacttcaaaaacaggGAGGTTGTTTCTGATGTCACACAAAAGTCATcgttaaacacactgttcacaaacctcatcaaggggaatctgctTCCCTCAGCTCTtatctggataacttctcgacctgcagcagccaatcagatccctccttcatATGTTGACAGGGTAACAGAAGTACGAGGTTTCACTGACGgccagaaggaggagtacttcaggaggAGGTTCATCGATGAAGATCTGTCCAacaaaatcatctcacacatcaaggcatccaggagcctccacatcatgtgtctgatcccaGTCTTttgctggatcactgccacagttctggagcacatgatgagcacagagcagagaggagagcttcCCAAGtccctgactgacatgtactcatatttcctgctggttcagatgaagaggaagaagcacAAGTATGATGAGGGACAAGAGACAAGTCCacatgagctgatggaggccgaCAGGGAAATTCTTCTcaagctggggaggctggcgtttgaacatctggaggacggaaacatcatgttctaccaagaagacctggagcggtgtggtctggatgtcacagaggcctcggtgtactcaggagtttgtacagagatcttcaaaacagagtgtgtgatcttccagaaaacagtctactgctttgttcatctgagcgttcaggagtttctggctgcagtctacatgttccactgtttcACCAACAAGAACACAAAAGTTCTAAAGGCTTTTCTGGAGCAAGAAACGAGCGCCGACGACGGCGACGATAACGACGGCGACGATGACGACGACGGCAATAACGGCGACGACGGCAATAACGGCGACGACGCCGACGACAGCTACGGCAATGACAACTACGGCGATGACAGCGATGACAACTACAGCGATGACGGCGATGACAACTACGGCGACGATGGCGACGACAACTACGATGACAGCGATGACGGTGACGACAACTACGATGACAGTGACGACGCCGTCGCCGGCAATGACAACTACGGCGATGACGGCGATGACAGCGATGACAACTACGGCGATGACGGCGATGACGGCGATGACAGCGACGACAGCAACGGCGACGACAGCAACGGCGACGACAGCAACGGCGACGACAGCGGCGGCGATGACAACTACGGCGACTACGGCGACTACGGCGACTACGGTGACGGCGACGATGATAACTACAGCGATGACGGCAACGACAACTACGGCAATGACAAGTACAGCGACGGCAGCGATGACGGCGACGGCAGCGATGACGGCGACGGCAGCGATGACGGCGACGGCAGCGATGACGGCGACGGCAGCGAAGACTACAGCCATGACGGTAATGGCAAAAGCGACAATGACAACAACTACACTTCTTTAAAAGTCTTTCTCGGTAGAGCCATGGAGAAATCCATGAAAAGTAACAAAGGTCACCTGGATCTTtttgttcgcttccttcatggACTGTCTCTGAAGTCAaaccagagactcttaggaACCCTGCTGGGTCAGACAGACAACAGTCCAGAAATTATCAAGAAAGTCATCGACAAcctgaaggagatgaacagtTATAAAATCTCTCCcgacagaagcatcaacatcttccactgtctgacggagatgaacgacctctcagtccatcaggagatccaagagttcctgaagtcagagaacagatcAGAGGAGAAACTCTCTGAGgtccactgctctgctctggcctacatgctgcagatgtcagatGAGGTTCTGGATGAGTTGGACCTGAAGAAGTACAAGACATCGGGCCAGGGACGATtgagactgattccagctgtgaggaactgcaggatggcAAA GGACTCACTGTGA
- the LOC109982025 gene encoding NLR family CARD domain-containing protein 3-like isoform X1 gives MNVCLEEEEDKAESPVPSCVSLKSMDPPKSFKNESEPSHSKSTSDQNMNVYLEEEEDKAESPVPSCVSLKSMDPPKSFKNEPEPSHSKLQFSRQRGQSPVPSCVSMKSDLSRDEPPFFSDEPRPSDTKSTSDQNMNVYLEEEEDKAESPVPSCVSLKSMDPPKSFKNEPEPSHSKLQFSRQRGQSPVPSCVSMKSDLSRDEPPFFSDEPRPSDTKSTSDQNMNVYLEEEEDKAESPVPSCVSLKSMDPPMSFKNEPGPSHSKLQFSRQRGQSPVPSCVSMKSDLSRDEPPFFSDEPRPSDTKGTKRSHVIEEQLSCPVCQDILKDPGCGHWFCKRCITSYWDQYGSPGDSSCPQCGKRPRTGAGLQTVSQSSTEQIDRGLQEVLDEHKVSLRRRCERVTDGSDETGRRTLLNRIYTELYITEGQSEEVNSQHEVRQIETDSKKKTLHEAPIKCQDIFKALPNQQKPIRVVLTNGIAGVGKTFSVQKFTLDWAEGSENQYISLLILLSFRELNLIRDTRYSLLDLLHVFHPTLQKVGAETLAVCKLLFIFDGLDESRLSLDFKNREVVSDVTQKSSLNTLFTNLIKGNLLPSALIWITSRPAAANQIPPSYVDRVTEVRGFTDGQKEEYFRRRFIDEDLSNKIISHIKASRSLHIMCLIPVFCWITATVLEHMMSTEQRGELPKSLTDMYSYFLLVQMKRKKHKYDEGQETSPHELMEADREILLKLGRLAFEHLEDGNIMFYQEDLERCGLDVTEASVYSGVCTEIFKTECVIFQKTVYCFVHLSVQEFLAAVYMFHCFTNKNTKVLKAFLEQETSADDGDDNDGDDDDDGNNGDDGNNGDDADDSYGNDNYGDDSDDNYSDDGDDNYGDDGDDNYDDSDDGDDNYDDSDDAVAGNDNYGDDGDDSDDNYGDDGDDGDDSDDSNGDDSNGDDSNGDDSGGDDNYGDYGDYGDYGDGDDDNYSDDGNDNYGNDKYSDGSDDGDGSDDGDGSDDGDGSDDGDGSEDYSHDGNGKSDNDNNYTSLKVFLGRAMEKSMKSNKGHLDLFVRFLHGLSLKSNQRLLGTLLGQTDNSPEIIKKVIDNLKEMNSYKISPDRSINIFHCLTEMNDLSVHQEIQEFLKSENRSEEKLSEVHCSALAYMLQMSDEVLDELDLKKYKTSGQGRLRLIPAVRNCRMAKLSFCGLSGTHCDVVASALKSNPSHLRELDLSDNYDLQDSIYRLSAGLESPNCRLETLRLSGCSLSEISCSSLASALKSNPSHLRELDLSDNKKLQDSGVKLLCDYLQRPNCRLETLRLRWCSLSEISCSSLASALKSNPSHLRELDLRGNKLQDSGVKLLCYYLQSPNCRLETLRLRVCSLSEISCSSLASALKSNPSHLRELDLRGNKLHDSGVKLLCDLEKNPNCRLETLRWRW, from the exons atgaatgtgtgtttagaggaagaggaggacaaagcagagtctcctgtacccagctgtgtgtctctGAAGTCCATGGATCCTCCTAAGAGCTTCAAGAATGAATCTGAACCCTCACACTCAAA atCGACTTCAGATCAGAACATGAATGTGTAtttagaggaagaggaggacaaagcagagtctcctgtacccagctgtgtgtctctGAAGTCCATGGATCCTCCTAAGAGCTTCAAGAATGAACCTGAACCCTCACACTCAAA ATTACAGTTCAGCAGGCAGAGAGGACAGTCTCCTGTACCCAGCTGTGTGTCTATGAAGAGTGATCTGTCCAGAGATGAACCTCCATTTTTCAGTGATGAACCTCGACCATCAGACACAAA atCGACTTCAGATCAGAACATGAATGTGTAtttagaggaagaggaggacaaagcagagtctcctgtacccagctgtgtgtctctGAAGTCCATGGATCCTCCTAAGAGCTTCAAGAATGAACCTGAACCCTCACACTCAAA ATTACAGTTCAGCAGGCAGAGAGGACAGTCTCCTGTACCCAGCTGTGTGTCTATGAAGAGTGATCTGTCCAGAGATGAACCTCCATTTTTCAGTGATGAACCTCGACCATCAGACACAAA ATCGACTTCAGATCAGAACATGAATGTGTAtttagaggaagaggaggacaaagcagagtctcctgtacccagctgtgtgtctctGAAGTCCATGGATCCTCCTATGAGCTTCAAGAATGAACCTGGACCCTCACACTCAAA ATTACAGTtcagcagacagagaggacagtcTCCTGTACCCAGCTGTGTGTCTATGAAGAGTGATCTGTCCAGAGATGAACCTCCATTTTTCAGTGATGAACCTCGACCATCAGACACAAA GGGGACCAAGAGGAGTCATGTTATAGAGGAGCAGCTGTCTTGTCCTGTGTGTCAGGACATCCTGAAGGATCCCGGCTGTGGACACTGGTTCTGCAAACGGTGCAtcacctcatactgggaccagtATGGTTCACCAGGAGACTCGTCCTGTCCTCAGTGTGGAAAAAGACCCAGAACAGGAGCTGGACTGCAAACAGTCAGTCAGAGCAGCACTGAACAAA tagatagaggtctgcaggaggttttAGATGAACATAAGGTCAGTCTGAGGAGGAGATGTGAACGTGTGACTGatggaagtgatgaaacaggaagaagaaccctcctcaacaggatctacactgagctctacatcacagaggggcagagtgaagaggtgaactcccaacatgaggtgagacagattgagacagactctaaaaagaagaccctccatgagGCTCCAATCAAGTGccaggacatctttaaagccttacccaaccaacagaaacccatcagagtggttctgacaaaTGGCatcgctggtgttggaaaaaccttctcagtgcagaagttcactctggactgggcagagGGTTCAGAGAACCAATACATCAGTCTGctgatcctgctttcattcagggagctgaacttgatcagagataCGCGGTACAGTCTTCTTGACCTGCTCcatgttttccatccaacattacagaaggtcggagcagagacgctcgctgtctgtaaactattgttcatctttgacggcctggatgaaagcagactgtcattggacttcaaaaacaggGAGGTTGTTTCTGATGTCACACAAAAGTCATcgttaaacacactgttcacaaacctcatcaaggggaatctgctTCCCTCAGCTCTtatctggataacttctcgacctgcagcagccaatcagatccctccttcatATGTTGACAGGGTAACAGAAGTACGAGGTTTCACTGACGgccagaaggaggagtacttcaggaggAGGTTCATCGATGAAGATCTGTCCAacaaaatcatctcacacatcaaggcatccaggagcctccacatcatgtgtctgatcccaGTCTTttgctggatcactgccacagttctggagcacatgatgagcacagagcagagaggagagcttcCCAAGtccctgactgacatgtactcatatttcctgctggttcagatgaagaggaagaagcacAAGTATGATGAGGGACAAGAGACAAGTCCacatgagctgatggaggccgaCAGGGAAATTCTTCTcaagctggggaggctggcgtttgaacatctggaggacggaaacatcatgttctaccaagaagacctggagcggtgtggtctggatgtcacagaggcctcggtgtactcaggagtttgtacagagatcttcaaaacagagtgtgtgatcttccagaaaacagtctactgctttgttcatctgagcgttcaggagtttctggctgcagtctacatgttccactgtttcACCAACAAGAACACAAAAGTTCTAAAGGCTTTTCTGGAGCAAGAAACGAGCGCCGACGACGGCGACGATAACGACGGCGACGATGACGACGACGGCAATAACGGCGACGACGGCAATAACGGCGACGACGCCGACGACAGCTACGGCAATGACAACTACGGCGATGACAGCGATGACAACTACAGCGATGACGGCGATGACAACTACGGCGACGATGGCGACGACAACTACGATGACAGCGATGACGGTGACGACAACTACGATGACAGTGACGACGCCGTCGCCGGCAATGACAACTACGGCGATGACGGCGATGACAGCGATGACAACTACGGCGATGACGGCGATGACGGCGATGACAGCGACGACAGCAACGGCGACGACAGCAACGGCGACGACAGCAACGGCGACGACAGCGGCGGCGATGACAACTACGGCGACTACGGCGACTACGGCGACTACGGTGACGGCGACGATGATAACTACAGCGATGACGGCAACGACAACTACGGCAATGACAAGTACAGCGACGGCAGCGATGACGGCGACGGCAGCGATGACGGCGACGGCAGCGATGACGGCGACGGCAGCGATGACGGCGACGGCAGCGAAGACTACAGCCATGACGGTAATGGCAAAAGCGACAATGACAACAACTACACTTCTTTAAAAGTCTTTCTCGGTAGAGCCATGGAGAAATCCATGAAAAGTAACAAAGGTCACCTGGATCTTtttgttcgcttccttcatggACTGTCTCTGAAGTCAaaccagagactcttaggaACCCTGCTGGGTCAGACAGACAACAGTCCAGAAATTATCAAGAAAGTCATCGACAAcctgaaggagatgaacagtTATAAAATCTCTCCcgacagaagcatcaacatcttccactgtctgacggagatgaacgacctctcagtccatcaggagatccaagagttcctgaagtcagagaacagatcAGAGGAGAAACTCTCTGAGgtccactgctctgctctggcctacatgctgcagatgtcagatGAGGTTCTGGATGAGTTGGACCTGAAGAAGTACAAGACATCGGGCCAGGGACGATtgagactgattccagctgtgaggaactgcaggatggcAAA ACTTTCTTTCTGTGGACTATCAGGGACTCACTGTGACGTCGTGGCCTctgctctgaagtccaacccctcccatctcagagagctggacctgagtgaCAACTACGACCTGCAGGATTCTATCTATCGGCTATCGGCTGGACTGGAGAGTCCAAACTGCAGACttgagactctgag attgagtggctgcagtttgtcagagatcagctgttcttctctggcctcagctctgaagtccaacccctcccatcttagagagctggacctgagcgacaacaagaagctgcaggattcaggagtgaagctgctgtgtgattatCTGCAAAGGccaaactgcagactggagactctgag